The following coding sequences lie in one Sphingobium sp. KCTC 72723 genomic window:
- a CDS encoding 1-deoxy-D-xylulose-5-phosphate reductoisomerase, protein MRSISIFGATGSVGTSTLDLIRRNPDDYQVVALTANSDVDTLAKVAREMRARVAVIGDPTRYAALKAALAGSGVEAAAGEQALVDAAQTGADWTMAAIVGCAGLRPTMAALKAGGTVALANKESLVSAGALMMDMARQSNATLLPVDSEHNAIFQCLAGGSLEDIARIILTASGGPFRTRSHADMANITPAQAVAHPNWSMGAKISVDSATMMNKGLELIEAAHLFPVGLDRIEILVHPQSVIHSMVEYRDRSTLAQLGSPDMRIPIAHALAWPQRIATPCQPLDLARIGRLDFEAPDPTRFPALRLARAAAAAGGVTPAILNAANEVAVAAFLGGQIGFLDIAMIVEEVLNRYSAPAPATIDDVLAADAQARTYAGDVMERLTV, encoded by the coding sequence ATGCGCAGCATTTCGATATTCGGCGCGACCGGATCGGTCGGCACATCGACGCTGGACCTGATCCGGCGCAATCCCGACGATTATCAAGTCGTTGCGCTGACTGCGAACAGCGACGTGGACACATTGGCGAAGGTGGCGCGGGAGATGCGCGCGCGCGTCGCCGTGATCGGCGATCCCACACGCTATGCCGCTCTAAAGGCTGCACTGGCCGGGTCCGGGGTCGAAGCGGCGGCGGGCGAACAGGCGCTGGTCGACGCGGCGCAGACTGGCGCGGACTGGACCATGGCGGCGATCGTGGGCTGCGCCGGGTTGCGCCCGACGATGGCGGCGCTCAAGGCTGGCGGCACTGTGGCGCTGGCGAACAAGGAATCGCTGGTGTCGGCGGGCGCGCTGATGATGGACATGGCGCGCCAGTCGAACGCCACGCTACTGCCAGTCGACAGCGAACATAACGCGATTTTTCAATGTCTTGCGGGCGGTAGTTTGGAGGATATCGCAAGGATCATCCTGACTGCCAGCGGCGGCCCGTTCCGCACGCGCAGCCATGCGGACATGGCCAATATCACCCCGGCCCAGGCCGTCGCCCATCCCAACTGGTCGATGGGGGCAAAGATCAGCGTCGATAGTGCGACGATGATGAACAAGGGGCTGGAGCTGATAGAGGCGGCGCATCTTTTCCCGGTCGGCCTCGACCGGATAGAGATACTCGTCCACCCGCAATCGGTGATCCATTCGATGGTCGAATATCGCGACCGATCGACACTGGCGCAACTGGGGTCGCCCGACATGCGCATCCCCATCGCTCATGCCTTGGCCTGGCCACAGCGGATCGCTACGCCATGTCAGCCACTCGACCTTGCACGGATCGGCAGGCTCGATTTCGAAGCCCCTGATCCGACACGCTTTCCTGCACTGCGCCTTGCCCGCGCGGCGGCGGCGGCGGGCGGGGTGACGCCCGCCATATTGAACGCCGCCAATGAAGTCGCGGTCGCCGCTTTCCTGGGTGGTCAGATCGGCTTCCTTGATATCGCCATGATTGTGGAGGAAGTGTTGAATCGCTATAGCGCACCCGCGCCCGCCACCATCGACGATGTGCTGGCGGCCGATGCGCAGGCCCGCACATATGCGGGCGACGTAATGGAAAGATTGACGGTTTGA
- the bamA gene encoding outer membrane protein assembly factor BamA: MSSKRRHPVVAALLATTVIAGLPVMAQAQQASAPAPAIATTIAPMGTVRSITVSGQQRLEPDTVLSYTKLRIGQAFTQESLDQALRDLYETELFADVQIRNDNGALTVEIKESPVINRIVLEGNKRLKEDKIRPEIKLAPRQIYTRSKVRADVARIIELYRRQGRFAASVEPKMVQLDQNRVDIVFEISEGPKSKVRQINIIGNEKFKDGDLRSQMVTKQSRWFRLFSSGTSYDPDRLAYDQQKLRQYYLTEGYADFRVISAVAELTPDKQDFIITYVVEEGDRYKFGDVKVESDIRDLSGDGLTKLLPMKKGQWYNAKQVEDTVDTLSETAGLFGYAFADVSPDFNRDKDTLTMGINFRIANAPRVYVERVDINGNTLTQDKVVRREFRLAEGDAFNSFLVKRSKDRINSLGFFQEKLDIEQKPGSAPDRIVLETNVQEKSTGELSLSAGFSSLERFIVSASITQRNFRGKGQELRTSVNYSAYSKSVEVGFTEPYFLDKNIALGGDIYRRDMNSFRYLTNNDRDTTYEQTTTGFQIRAGVPITEFMSLALRYSLNLDDVTLDQDTYYSDTNGDGTTECDPLLAGRYLCDAIGKRTTSSLGYSLIYDTRDNRIRPTRGHNVVLSQDFAGLGGDVKYVRTRLNAAKYFPLGSGFIFSLTGEGGYIHSLEGERRDASGNLVDKIRLTDRFFLGEPQFRGFDIRGVGPRVKRFYLTAQTDANGNTTGYAKDTSNNNVSDDALGGKIYYLARAEIEIPLGSGAREMGLRPSIFLDAGAVAGLKNPGTIDFAGYCTPGTGAAGTTTLKATGTAYNPVCPANYSLSGNFVEEYLGDTLKPRLSVGFGVNWNSPFGPFRIDIAKALLKEPGDDNKLITFNVGTQF; encoded by the coding sequence ATGAGCAGCAAGAGGCGGCACCCGGTCGTCGCGGCCCTGTTGGCGACAACGGTGATTGCGGGCCTGCCCGTGATGGCGCAGGCGCAGCAGGCTTCCGCCCCGGCGCCCGCTATTGCCACGACCATCGCCCCGATGGGGACCGTGCGCTCCATCACCGTGTCGGGCCAGCAGCGGCTGGAGCCGGACACGGTCCTGTCCTACACCAAGCTGCGCATTGGCCAGGCCTTCACGCAGGAAAGCCTCGATCAGGCGCTGCGCGACCTGTATGAAACCGAACTGTTCGCCGACGTGCAGATCCGCAACGACAATGGCGCGCTGACGGTCGAGATCAAGGAAAGCCCGGTCATCAACCGCATCGTTCTGGAAGGCAATAAGCGCCTGAAGGAAGACAAGATCCGCCCCGAAATCAAGCTGGCCCCGCGCCAGATCTATACCCGCTCCAAAGTCCGCGCCGACGTTGCCCGCATCATCGAACTCTATCGCCGCCAGGGCCGCTTTGCCGCCAGCGTCGAACCCAAGATGGTGCAGCTCGATCAGAACCGCGTCGATATCGTGTTCGAAATCAGCGAAGGGCCAAAGTCCAAGGTCCGCCAGATCAACATCATCGGCAATGAAAAATTCAAGGACGGCGACCTGCGCAGCCAGATGGTGACCAAGCAGTCGCGCTGGTTCCGCCTGTTTTCGTCCGGCACCAGCTATGATCCCGATCGCCTGGCCTATGACCAACAGAAGCTGCGCCAATATTATCTGACCGAAGGCTATGCCGATTTCCGCGTGATTTCCGCCGTCGCGGAACTGACGCCCGACAAGCAGGACTTCATCATCACCTATGTGGTGGAAGAAGGCGACCGCTACAAATTCGGCGACGTGAAGGTCGAATCGGACATTCGCGACCTGTCGGGCGATGGCCTGACCAAGCTGCTGCCGATGAAGAAGGGCCAGTGGTATAATGCCAAGCAGGTCGAGGACACGGTCGACACGCTGAGCGAGACGGCTGGCCTGTTCGGCTATGCCTTTGCCGACGTGTCGCCCGACTTCAACCGGGACAAGGATACGCTGACGATGGGGATCAATTTCCGCATCGCCAACGCGCCGCGCGTCTATGTCGAGCGGGTGGACATCAACGGCAACACGCTGACGCAGGACAAGGTCGTGCGCCGCGAATTTCGTCTGGCCGAAGGCGACGCCTTCAACAGCTTCCTGGTCAAGCGGTCCAAGGACCGCATCAACTCGCTGGGCTTCTTCCAGGAAAAGCTGGACATCGAGCAGAAGCCCGGTTCCGCGCCCGACCGCATCGTGCTGGAAACCAATGTGCAGGAAAAATCGACTGGCGAATTGTCGCTGTCGGCCGGTTTCTCCTCGCTCGAACGCTTCATCGTGTCGGCGTCGATCACGCAGCGCAACTTCCGGGGCAAGGGCCAGGAACTGCGCACATCGGTCAACTATTCGGCCTATAGCAAGTCGGTCGAAGTCGGGTTCACCGAACCCTATTTCCTCGACAAGAACATCGCACTGGGCGGCGACATCTATCGCCGCGACATGAACAGCTTCCGCTATCTGACCAATAATGATCGCGACACGACCTACGAACAGACGACCACGGGGTTCCAGATTCGTGCGGGCGTGCCGATCACCGAATTCATGTCGCTGGCGCTGCGCTACAGCCTCAATCTGGACGATGTGACACTCGATCAGGACACTTATTATTCGGACACCAACGGCGATGGCACAACGGAGTGCGATCCCTTGCTGGCAGGCCGTTATCTGTGCGACGCGATCGGCAAGCGGACGACATCGTCGCTTGGCTATTCGTTGATCTACGATACGCGCGACAACCGCATTCGTCCGACGCGCGGGCATAATGTCGTCCTGAGTCAGGATTTCGCGGGTCTTGGCGGCGACGTCAAATATGTGCGCACCCGCCTGAACGCGGCCAAATATTTCCCGCTGGGCAGCGGCTTCATCTTCTCGCTGACGGGTGAAGGCGGCTATATCCACAGCCTGGAAGGCGAACGGCGCGATGCGTCGGGCAATCTGGTGGACAAGATCCGCCTGACCGACCGCTTCTTCCTGGGCGAACCGCAATTTCGTGGCTTCGACATTCGCGGGGTCGGCCCGCGCGTGAAGCGTTTCTACCTGACTGCGCAGACCGATGCCAATGGCAACACCACCGGCTATGCCAAGGATACCAGCAACAATAATGTTTCGGACGACGCGCTGGGCGGCAAGATCTACTATCTCGCCCGTGCCGAAATCGAAATTCCGCTGGGTTCGGGTGCGCGCGAAATGGGTCTGCGCCCTTCGATCTTCCTTGACGCCGGCGCTGTCGCGGGCCTGAAGAATCCCGGCACGATCGACTTTGCAGGCTATTGCACGCCCGGCACGGGCGCTGCTGGCACCACGACGCTCAAGGCGACGGGAACCGCATATAATCCGGTCTGCCCCGCCAATTACAGCCTTTCGGGTAACTTCGTGGAAGAATATCTCGGCGACACGCTCAAGCCCCGCCTGTCGGTCGGCTTTGGCGTCAACTGGAACTCGCCCTTCGGCCCGTTCCGCATCGACATTGCCAAGGCTCTGCTCAAGGAGCCGGGCGACGACAACAAGCTCATCACCTTCAACGTAGGGACTCAATTCTGA
- a CDS encoding CDP-alcohol phosphatidyltransferase family protein, which translates to MLAPNAVTAMALCFGLTGVRYGISGEWERAVLSILFAGVLDGLDGRIARLLRGESRFGAELDSLSDSIAFGVAPALILYLWSLHAMPKFGWIFALAHALSCALRLARFNANIDADEQPHKSAGFLTGVPAPAGAGLAFVPLYLWLVTGQDIFRAWYVVAPWAAFVAFLMISSIATYTWSALRLRKRIRLEVIACAGLLAALLFTDPWLTLLLICAIYVALIPFGILSYAKVRRQKEAVANPGL; encoded by the coding sequence ATGCTGGCCCCCAATGCCGTGACGGCGATGGCGCTCTGCTTTGGCCTGACCGGGGTGCGTTATGGCATATCGGGCGAGTGGGAACGGGCGGTCCTGTCGATCCTGTTCGCAGGCGTGCTGGACGGGCTGGATGGCCGCATTGCTCGCCTGCTGCGCGGCGAAAGCCGCTTCGGCGCGGAACTGGATTCGCTGTCCGATTCGATTGCGTTCGGCGTTGCGCCTGCGCTGATCCTCTATCTGTGGTCTTTGCACGCCATGCCGAAATTCGGCTGGATCTTCGCTCTGGCCCATGCGCTGTCCTGTGCGCTCCGGCTGGCACGCTTCAACGCCAATATCGATGCGGATGAACAGCCGCACAAGTCGGCAGGTTTCCTGACCGGCGTGCCTGCGCCCGCGGGGGCAGGGCTGGCCTTCGTTCCACTTTATCTCTGGCTGGTCACGGGGCAGGATATTTTCCGCGCCTGGTATGTCGTTGCGCCATGGGCCGCGTTCGTGGCGTTCCTGATGATTTCCAGCATCGCCACCTACACATGGTCGGCGCTGCGGCTGCGCAAGCGCATAAGGCTGGAAGTGATTGCCTGCGCAGGACTGTTGGCCGCGCTGCTATTTACCGATCCATGGCTGACCCTGCTGCTGATCTGCGCAATCTACGTCGCACTGATCCCGTTCGGCATCCTGTCTTATGCCAAGGTTCGCCGTCAGAAGGAAGCGGTGGCGAACCCCGGCCTGTAA
- a CDS encoding phosphatidate cytidylyltransferase yields MASELRIRTIVGVALIAVALGALLSGGLLFWVLLSVAGVLMQGEWADLNRVSAAQKKLSMYAVSVPLAILCPWAAGVSWFALGLLAGAFAFVLVATRAWKLALGLPYVVVPVMALLLLRGQAPNSYGLLLAFWALGLVWSTDIGAYFAGRSIGGPKLAPRVSPSKTWSGLGGGVLAALILGFLLHRFAGLPIQLAAASGLLAVAAQLGDLFESAMKRRAGVKDSGTLLPGHGGVMDRLDGVVAAAPLAALLYLLLGQG; encoded by the coding sequence ATGGCCAGCGAATTGCGGATTCGGACCATCGTTGGCGTCGCCCTGATCGCGGTGGCGCTGGGCGCATTATTGTCGGGCGGCCTGCTGTTCTGGGTGCTGTTGTCGGTGGCGGGCGTGCTGATGCAGGGCGAATGGGCCGACCTGAACCGGGTTTCGGCCGCGCAAAAGAAATTGTCGATGTATGCGGTGTCCGTGCCGCTGGCGATCCTGTGTCCATGGGCGGCGGGTGTATCCTGGTTTGCGCTGGGGCTGCTGGCGGGGGCTTTTGCGTTCGTACTGGTGGCGACCCGCGCCTGGAAGCTGGCATTGGGTCTGCCCTATGTGGTGGTGCCGGTGATGGCGTTGCTGCTGCTGCGTGGGCAGGCGCCCAACAGCTATGGCCTGCTGCTTGCCTTCTGGGCATTGGGGCTGGTGTGGTCGACGGACATTGGTGCCTATTTTGCGGGGCGCTCCATCGGCGGGCCTAAACTCGCGCCGCGCGTCAGCCCGTCCAAGACATGGTCGGGGCTGGGCGGGGGCGTGCTGGCCGCGTTGATATTGGGCTTCCTGCTCCACAGGTTCGCAGGCCTGCCGATCCAGTTGGCAGCAGCAAGCGGGCTGCTGGCCGTGGCGGCACAATTGGGCGACCTGTTCGAAAGCGCGATGAAGCGGCGCGCGGGCGTCAAGGATAGCGGCACGCTGCTCCCCGGCCATGGCGGGGTGATGGACCGGCTGGACGGTGTGGTCGCTGCCGCGCCGCTGGCGGCCTTGCTCTATCTGTTGCTTGGCCAGGGTTGA
- the pyrH gene encoding UMP kinase, giving the protein MTRPAFKRILLKLSGEVLMGQGQFGIEPETVNRVAGEIAAAKDAGFELCVVVGGGNIFRGLAGAAKGFDRTSADYMGMLATVMNALAVQNALEKLGYDTRVQSAIPMASVCEPYIRRKAVRHMEKGRIVIFAAGTGNPFFTTDTTAALRAAEMNCDAIFKGTSVDGVYNADPKQVADATRYDAISFDRVLNDHLKVMDASAIALCRENNIPIVVFNIRETGNLAQVLAGQGVATIVQNQES; this is encoded by the coding sequence ATGACCCGGCCTGCCTTCAAGCGCATATTGCTGAAACTGTCTGGTGAGGTGCTGATGGGGCAGGGCCAGTTCGGTATCGAACCCGAAACCGTCAATCGCGTCGCCGGTGAAATCGCAGCGGCCAAGGATGCCGGGTTCGAACTGTGCGTCGTCGTGGGCGGCGGCAATATCTTCCGTGGCCTGGCTGGCGCGGCCAAGGGTTTCGACCGCACCAGTGCCGACTATATGGGCATGTTGGCGACGGTCATGAACGCGCTTGCCGTGCAGAATGCACTGGAAAAGCTGGGCTATGATACCCGCGTTCAGTCCGCCATCCCGATGGCGTCGGTGTGCGAACCCTATATCCGGCGCAAGGCGGTGCGGCACATGGAAAAGGGCCGGATCGTCATTTTCGCGGCTGGCACTGGCAATCCCTTCTTCACCACAGATACGACCGCAGCGTTGCGCGCGGCCGAAATGAATTGCGACGCGATCTTCAAGGGGACCAGCGTCGATGGCGTTTATAATGCCGATCCCAAGCAGGTGGCCGATGCCACCCGTTATGACGCAATCAGTTTCGACCGGGTGCTGAACGATCATCTCAAGGTGATGGACGCCAGCGCCATCGCGCTGTGCCGCGAAAATAATATTCCCATCGTCGTCTTCAACATCCGCGAAACCGGCAACCTGGCACAGGTTCTGGCCGGGCAGGGCGTAGCGACGATCGTCCAGAATCAGGAGAGCTGA
- the frr gene encoding ribosome recycling factor: protein MAQYDKSDLERRMAGAVESLKGDLSGLRTGRANVMLLDPVNVTVYGALMPLNQVATVSAPEPRMLSVQVWDKVNVGPVDKAIRSAGLGLNPIVDGQTLRLPIPDLTEDRRKELAKLASKYAEAARIAVRNVRRDGMDSLKADEKKGEISEDERKRKETEVQKLTDGVIADLDALAVAKEKEILGQ from the coding sequence ATGGCCCAATATGACAAGTCCGATCTGGAACGCCGCATGGCCGGCGCCGTCGAATCGCTGAAAGGCGACCTGTCCGGCCTGCGCACCGGACGCGCCAATGTGATGCTGCTCGATCCGGTGAACGTGACCGTTTACGGTGCCTTGATGCCACTCAATCAGGTCGCGACCGTGTCTGCGCCCGAACCGCGCATGTTGTCGGTGCAGGTGTGGGACAAGGTCAATGTCGGCCCGGTCGACAAGGCGATCCGTTCGGCGGGCCTTGGCCTCAACCCCATCGTCGACGGGCAGACGCTGCGTCTGCCCATTCCCGACCTGACCGAGGATCGCCGCAAGGAACTGGCCAAGCTGGCGAGCAAATATGCCGAAGCCGCACGCATCGCCGTGCGCAACGTGCGTCGCGACGGCATGGACAGCCTGAAGGCGGACGAGAAGAAGGGTGAAATCAGCGAGGATGAGCGCAAGCGCAAGGAAACCGAGGTCCAGAAGCTGACCGACGGCGTCATTGCCGATCTGGATGCGCTGGCCGTGGCGAAGGAAAAGGAAATTCTCGGCCAGTAA
- the rpsB gene encoding 30S ribosomal protein S2 has translation MAAPVVTMHQLIDAGAHFGHQTHRWNPRMKPYIFGERNGIHILDLSQTVPLFGRALDFVSATVAAGGKVLFVGTKRQAQDPIADAARQSGQHFVNHRWLGGMLTNWKTISGSIKRLKTLEEKLSGDTHGFTKKEVLQMTREREKLEMSLGGIRDMNGIPDVMFVIDANKEELAIKEANTLGIPVVAILDSNVSPDGIAFPVPANDDASRAIRLYCDAIAAAATKGNRGAQQASGVDLGAMDEPMAEEVVAQA, from the coding sequence ATGGCGGCCCCTGTCGTCACCATGCACCAATTGATCGACGCTGGCGCGCATTTTGGCCACCAGACCCATCGCTGGAACCCGCGCATGAAGCCGTATATCTTCGGCGAGCGCAACGGCATCCACATCCTTGACCTGTCGCAGACCGTTCCGCTGTTCGGCCGTGCGCTCGACTTCGTGTCGGCGACCGTCGCTGCCGGTGGCAAGGTGCTGTTCGTCGGCACCAAGCGCCAGGCGCAGGATCCGATCGCCGACGCAGCGCGTCAGTCGGGCCAGCATTTCGTCAACCATCGCTGGCTGGGCGGTATGCTCACCAACTGGAAGACGATTTCCGGTTCGATCAAGCGTCTCAAGACCCTTGAGGAAAAGCTGTCGGGCGACACCCACGGCTTCACCAAGAAGGAAGTCCTCCAGATGACTCGCGAGCGCGAGAAGCTGGAAATGTCGCTGGGCGGCATTCGCGACATGAACGGCATCCCCGATGTCATGTTCGTGATCGACGCCAACAAGGAAGAATTGGCGATCAAGGAAGCCAACACGCTGGGTATCCCGGTCGTTGCGATCCTCGATTCCAACGTTTCGCCTGACGGCATTGCGTTCCCCGTTCCCGCGAACGACGACGCCAGCCGCGCCATCCGCCTTTATTGCGACGCCATTGCGGCCGCCGCGACCAAGGGCAACCGTGGTGCGCAGCAGGCTTCGGGCGTCGACCTGGGCGCGATGGACGAGCCGATGGCTGAAGAAGTCGTCGCGCAAGCCTAA
- a CDS encoding isoprenyl transferase → MASQAKPDLSSAGTVVGARHVAIIMDGNGRWAKKRLLPRIAGHRAGVEAVRRVSRAARDMGLDCLTLYAFSSENWKRPAAEVADLMGLLRHFIQSDLDEFHANGVRLRIIGNYRALDPSLVDMIEGAMARTAGNTGPVIAIALNYGAQDEMVRATQHLARRVAAGEIAVEDIGVEAISAALDTADLPPLDLLIRTSGEQRLSNFMLWQAAYAELYFTDMLWPDFDADALARALDAFRLRDRRFGGL, encoded by the coding sequence ATGGCAAGCCAGGCCAAGCCCGATCTGTCGAGTGCCGGTACGGTGGTCGGCGCGCGTCATGTCGCCATAATCATGGACGGCAATGGTCGTTGGGCCAAAAAGCGCCTGTTGCCGCGCATAGCGGGGCATCGCGCGGGGGTGGAGGCTGTGCGCCGGGTGTCGCGTGCGGCCCGCGACATGGGCCTGGATTGCCTGACGCTCTATGCCTTTTCGTCCGAAAACTGGAAGCGTCCGGCCGCCGAAGTCGCTGATCTGATGGGCCTGTTGCGCCACTTCATTCAATCGGATCTTGATGAATTCCATGCCAATGGCGTGCGCTTGCGCATCATCGGCAATTATCGCGCGCTCGACCCGTCGCTGGTCGACATGATCGAAGGCGCGATGGCGCGCACGGCGGGCAATACAGGGCCGGTCATTGCGATTGCGCTCAACTATGGCGCGCAGGACGAGATGGTCCGCGCGACCCAGCATCTGGCCCGGCGGGTCGCGGCAGGGGAAATCGCGGTCGAGGATATCGGCGTGGAGGCGATCAGCGCGGCGCTCGATACCGCCGATCTGCCGCCACTCGACTTATTGATCCGCACGTCGGGCGAACAGCGGCTCAGCAATTTCATGCTGTGGCAGGCGGCCTATGCCGAACTCTATTTCACCGACATGCTGTGGCCGGATTTCGACGCGGACGCGCTGGCCAGGGCGCTGGACGCTTTTCGCTTGAGGGACCGCCGTTTCGGCGGATTGTGA
- the rseP gene encoding RIP metalloprotease RseP gives MIQNPGFLLTVLAFVAVIGPLVFVHELGHYLVGRWCGVKAEAFSIGFGPELFAWVDKRGTRWRIAALPLGGYVKFKGDMNAASMTDPAWLQLPAAERAQSFPAKPLWQRAAIVAAGPAINFLFAILILATFAFVHGESRTPAVAGMVQPGSAAAQAGIQAGDRIVSLGGREMATFDDIRLYAQIRPGEPVAIVIERDGQMFERQGKVGSVTEDDGFGNTFQIGRLGLAPGDPVIEPVSLLRAPVVAVERTGQIVRTMVETMGQIVSGGRSVKELGGPLKIAQVSGQAATMGLESFIFFAALISINLGFINLLPIPMLDGGHLLFYGIEAIQRRPVSEKVQEWAYKSGLAVLLTMMVLVTFNDLSSFGLWKSLSGLIG, from the coding sequence TTGATCCAGAATCCCGGCTTCCTGTTGACCGTTCTTGCCTTTGTCGCGGTCATCGGGCCGCTCGTCTTTGTGCATGAGCTTGGCCATTATCTCGTGGGCCGCTGGTGCGGGGTAAAGGCGGAGGCGTTTTCGATCGGCTTCGGGCCGGAGCTGTTCGCCTGGGTGGACAAGCGCGGCACGCGCTGGCGCATCGCCGCGCTGCCGCTGGGCGGCTATGTGAAGTTCAAGGGCGACATGAACGCCGCCAGCATGACTGACCCGGCTTGGCTGCAATTGCCCGCTGCCGAGCGCGCGCAAAGTTTTCCGGCCAAGCCGCTGTGGCAACGCGCGGCGATCGTCGCGGCTGGTCCGGCGATCAATTTCCTGTTCGCAATCCTGATTCTGGCAACCTTCGCCTTCGTCCATGGCGAAAGCCGCACGCCTGCGGTCGCGGGCATGGTCCAGCCGGGCAGCGCAGCGGCGCAGGCGGGCATACAGGCGGGCGACCGCATCGTGTCGCTGGGTGGGCGCGAGATGGCGACGTTCGACGACATCCGCCTCTACGCCCAGATTCGCCCCGGCGAGCCGGTCGCGATCGTGATCGAGCGCGATGGCCAGATGTTCGAGCGGCAGGGCAAGGTCGGCAGCGTTACCGAGGATGACGGCTTTGGTAACACATTTCAGATCGGCCGCCTGGGGCTTGCCCCTGGCGATCCCGTCATAGAACCCGTCAGCCTGTTGCGTGCGCCTGTCGTCGCGGTCGAGCGCACCGGGCAAATCGTGCGCACCATGGTCGAAACGATGGGCCAGATCGTCAGCGGCGGCCGTTCCGTCAAGGAACTGGGCGGGCCGCTCAAGATCGCGCAGGTTTCGGGTCAGGCCGCGACGATGGGGCTGGAAAGCTTCATCTTCTTCGCCGCGCTCATCTCAATTAACTTGGGGTTCATCAACTTGTTGCCAATCCCCATGCTGGATGGCGGGCATCTGCTCTTTTACGGGATCGAAGCGATTCAGCGTCGTCCGGTCAGCGAAAAGGTGCAGGAATGGGCTTATAAGTCGGGCCTCGCCGTGCTGCTGACCATGATGGTGCTGGTGACATTCAACGATTTGTCGTCTTTCGGGCTATGGAAAAGCCTGTCCGGCTTGATCGGCTGA
- the tsf gene encoding translation elongation factor Ts, whose protein sequence is MADITAAAVKELRDRSGAGMMDCKKALTEANGDIEAATDWLRAKGLAAAQKKSSRTAAEGLVGVAVSGTKGVAVEVNSETDFVAKNEQFQDFVRTVSAIALETGAADAEALSAAAYPSGGTVSEKLVANIATIGENQNVRRVGHVEVSQGVVVPYVHNAAAPGLGKIGVLVALEGDAPVAVMEPLGKQIAMHIAAAFPLALSAADIDPALLERERAIAAEKAADSGKPAEIVAKMLDGAVAKFAKEQALLSQLFVMDNKTPVADVVAKAAKEAGASITLKSYVRFQLGEGIEKEVSDFAAEVAAAAGV, encoded by the coding sequence ATGGCCGATATTACCGCTGCCGCCGTCAAGGAACTGCGCGACCGTTCGGGTGCGGGCATGATGGATTGCAAGAAAGCGCTGACCGAAGCCAATGGCGACATCGAAGCGGCAACCGACTGGTTGCGCGCCAAGGGTCTGGCCGCTGCGCAGAAGAAGTCGAGCCGCACTGCCGCTGAAGGTCTGGTCGGCGTTGCCGTTTCTGGCACCAAGGGCGTTGCCGTCGAAGTGAACAGCGAAACCGATTTCGTTGCCAAGAACGAACAGTTTCAGGATTTCGTCCGCACCGTGTCCGCGATCGCGCTGGAAACCGGCGCGGCTGATGCCGAAGCGCTGTCGGCTGCTGCCTATCCGTCGGGCGGCACCGTGTCTGAAAAGCTGGTCGCCAACATCGCCACCATCGGCGAGAACCAGAATGTCCGCCGCGTCGGTCATGTCGAAGTGAGCCAGGGCGTTGTCGTTCCTTATGTTCACAATGCCGCCGCTCCGGGCTTGGGCAAGATCGGCGTGCTGGTCGCGCTGGAAGGCGATGCGCCGGTTGCCGTGATGGAACCGCTGGGCAAGCAGATCGCGATGCACATCGCCGCTGCCTTCCCGCTGGCGCTGTCGGCTGCCGACATCGACCCCGCTTTGCTGGAGCGCGAGCGCGCGATCGCGGCTGAAAAGGCTGCCGATTCGGGCAAGCCTGCCGAAATCGTCGCCAAGATGCTCGACGGCGCGGTCGCCAAGTTCGCCAAGGAACAGGCACTGCTCAGCCAGCTGTTCGTGATGGACAACAAGACCCCGGTCGCCGACGTCGTGGCGAAGGCTGCAAAGGAAGCTGGCGCGTCGATCACGCTCAAATCCTATGTCCGCTTCCAGCTGGGCGAAGGCATTGAGAAGGAAGTCAGCGACTTCGCTGCCGAAGTCGCGGCCGCCGCAGGCGTCTGA